The following nucleotide sequence is from Nitratidesulfovibrio termitidis HI1.
CCCCTTGCATGCAACGCAGTGCTGGCCCTGCTCAGCTACGACGCGGGGCTGCTGTTCTCCATCGCGCCCGACAACACCTACTCGCGCGGGCCATGGTTCGCCATCTCTCCTGCCGTTTTCTACGGCTACCAGGCTCTGGCGGTCAGTGTCCTGGTCCGCCAGCGCAACCGACTGCGGGCGGAAGAGGCGGCCATGTTCGCCCTGGCCCTGGCCTTGCCCGCCGTAACCGCAGCCATCCAGCTGCACTACTTCACCTTTCTGACCATCTGGAGCAGTTGGGCCATCTCGTGCATCATCCTGCTGGTGACCGTGTTCATCAATTCGTCCGAGCGCGACGAACTTACCAAGCTGGCCAACCGGACGGCGTATCGCAACGCCATCGCAAAGGCCCGCCGCATGCGCGAACTGAAAATGTGCGTGGCCCTGCTGGACATGGACGGCCTGAAAGCCATCAACGACAGGCACGGTCACGCAGCCGGGGACACGGCGTTGCTGGCCCTTGCGGAGGGATTGCGGGAAACCTTTGACGAAGGTTTCAGCGTGATGCGCTTTGGCGGCGACGAATTCGCCGTGGTGCAGTTCGACAACGACCCCGCCGCGCTCTACGAACGGCTCTGCACCCTTGAAAACACCCTGGCGGAGCAGGATGCCACCTCCGGCAGGCCGTACCGCGTGGCCTTCAGCTACGGATTGGCCTGCTCGCGCGACGACGAAAGCGTTGATGCCCTGCTGAAGCGGTGCGACACGCTGATGTACGACCGCAAGCGGCAGAAGCACCTCAAGGCAGGCGCGACCGCCCCCTGAACTCCCCCCTACCCCGCACCTGAACACATTCCGGGAAGCAGCATGCGCACCTTGCCCACCATCTCCTTCGGCACCCCCTCCGTTTCCGGCAACGCCTTCTTCCTCGCCCCCGGCAGCCCTGCCTTCCGGCTGCTGCCTTCCGGTCTGGCGACCGTCCTGCTGCTGGCCGCCCTGACGTTGTCAGCCGGGTGCGCGGCCCGGCATGCAAACGCGCCGGACGCCCCCCAGACCAGCCCGCGGGCCCCCAGTCAGACTGCCAATCAAACCGCCAGCCCTGCCGCCAGCCAGACCGTCACGTCCGTCCAACTGGTCCAGTCGCAGCGCAGTTGGGACGGCGCCATGCTGCCCGCCTATCCGCAGGGCCAGCCGCAGGTCACCATCCTGCGCATCACCATACCCGCCGGGGCACGCCTGCCCCTGCACCACCACCCGGTGATCAACGCCGGGGTGCTGACGCGCGGGCAACTCGTCGTGACCACGGAAGACGGCAAGGAACTGCGCCTCGCGGCGGGCGACCCCATCGTGGAGGTGGTGAATACCCCGCACATGGGCTTCAACCCCGGCAGCGAGCCCGCCGAGATCATCGTCTTCTACGCCGGCCAGGCAGGCACACCGCTGGCCGTCAAGCACGGGCAGTAGGCCGGACCGGCCCTTCCCCATTCTCCTCACGCGGCGCAGGCACCCCGCCCGCGTCCGCCCGCTCACGCCTTTTTCCTCACCTTAGTCCCCGCCTTCCCGTTGCTTCGCCGCCCCCCCCCAAAAAAAATCAGGGACTCCACACGGCGCAAAGATAGACTACAATGGTGCTTCGGGCGCTTGCCCGGCTCCGGGCTCCCGCATGTCCCCACGCTCGGCGTTCTTCCGCCTTTTCCAACGGGCAACGTGCGGCGTATGGCACGCCGCCGCGCCGCAGCAGACCGGACACCGCCATGAGCACCCGCACCGCCCGCGTCTTCCTTACCCACCATTCCACAGATATCGCCACGCCGCGCCTTTCCGCCGCACGCTCCGTCCTGCGCCTGCCCTGCGCCCTGATTCTCGTGGCGGCCTGCGCGTTCCTGCTGGTTGCATGGCGCACCCCCGGCCATGCAGCTCCGCAGCGCGCACTGCTGATCAGTTCCTACCATCCGGCATTCCCCACCTTCTTCCAGCAGATCGACGGCATCCGCTCCGAACTGGACCCGGCGAGCGTGGCTCTGGACGTGGAGTTCATGGACAGCAAGCGCTTCAACGATCCTGCCAACCTGACCCACTCTCTCGACCATCTGCGCTACAAGCTGTCCCGCGTGGCCCCGTACGACGTCATCATCACCTCGGACGACAACGCGCTGAACCTGGCTCTGGAACACCGGGACGCCCTGTTCCCCGCCACCCCCGTGGTCTTCTGCGGGGTGAACAACGTGGCGCTGGCACAAAGCCTGAACGGCAACGCCGCCTTTACCGGTGTCATCGAGGCCGTGTCCATGCAGGAAACGCTGGACCTGATCCGCCAACTGCGCCCCGGCGGCACCATCCACGCCATCTCGGACACCACGCTGTCCGGCCAGGCGGACGTGCTGACCTTTCGCGAACTGGCGGCCCGCAACGCCCCGGCACCCAGCAAGGAACTGTCGCTGGAAGACCTGACCTGGGACGAACTGGCCCACCGCATGGCCGCCCTGCCGCCCGGCGATGCCATCCTGCTGCTTTCGGCTTACGAAGAC
It contains:
- a CDS encoding GGDEF domain-containing protein — encoded protein: MTYLSTIHVDILMCLALLPAIIVAGIKLDKSIPAHRHLVAVMTCVLILLVLEACSVALDANFNGAIRDDAQLVPFGKLVNSIGFLLVPVPAFLAWTFLHHWTGVRLSAVSVLLWALPLACNAVLALLSYDAGLLFSIAPDNTYSRGPWFAISPAVFYGYQALAVSVLVRQRNRLRAEEAAMFALALALPAVTAAIQLHYFTFLTIWSSWAISCIILLVTVFINSSERDELTKLANRTAYRNAIAKARRMRELKMCVALLDMDGLKAINDRHGHAAGDTALLALAEGLRETFDEGFSVMRFGGDEFAVVQFDNDPAALYERLCTLENTLAEQDATSGRPYRVAFSYGLACSRDDESVDALLKRCDTLMYDRKRQKHLKAGATAP
- a CDS encoding cupin domain-containing protein gives rise to the protein MRTLPTISFGTPSVSGNAFFLAPGSPAFRLLPSGLATVLLLAALTLSAGCAARHANAPDAPQTSPRAPSQTANQTASPAASQTVTSVQLVQSQRSWDGAMLPAYPQGQPQVTILRITIPAGARLPLHHHPVINAGVLTRGQLVVTTEDGKELRLAAGDPIVEVVNTPHMGFNPGSEPAEIIVFYAGQAGTPLAVKHGQ